From Lysobacter auxotrophicus, the proteins below share one genomic window:
- the pgaC gene encoding poly-beta-1,6-N-acetyl-D-glucosamine synthase, which produces MNVSGFELALAALCFGYPYVMSWYWIIGGVLFQVLRERREPPFDRPPALAEYPPVSVLVPCYNESHQVDETIAALDRVAYPDFEIVAIDDGSSDDTARRLATLATRYPRLRVVRMARNGGKSVALNYGALAARHELLAIDGDTLLDPHAITWFVRRFQNDPRIGGITGNPRIRNRTSVIGRLQVGEFSSIVGLIKRAQSVYGSLFTASGSVCAYRKGALHDAGWWSPRTITDDVDISWRLQMCGWRMAFEPKALAWILTPETLRGLWRQRLRWSEGGSDVALRAFPSLFRAPGFRMWPVWLNWAVSIAWAYAMLVMLIAWWVGGFQFGHLFELRGFGFFPGQAGMLLAVHYLLQAVVAASLDRRYEHGIMRTLFWVVWYPLVFWLLQATTAVVGLPRAIFRRGRRGVWTSPDRGFRT; this is translated from the coding sequence ATGAACGTCTCCGGCTTCGAACTCGCGCTCGCGGCGCTGTGCTTCGGCTATCCGTACGTGATGTCGTGGTACTGGATCATCGGCGGCGTGCTGTTCCAGGTGTTGCGCGAGCGGCGCGAACCGCCGTTCGACCGCCCGCCGGCCCTCGCCGAATACCCGCCGGTGTCGGTGCTGGTCCCCTGCTACAACGAATCGCACCAGGTGGACGAGACCATCGCCGCGCTGGATCGCGTGGCGTACCCCGACTTCGAGATCGTCGCGATCGACGACGGCTCCAGCGACGACACCGCGCGGCGCCTGGCCACGCTCGCGACGCGGTATCCGCGGCTGCGCGTGGTGCGCATGGCGCGCAACGGGGGCAAGTCGGTCGCCCTGAACTACGGCGCTCTCGCGGCGCGGCACGAACTGCTCGCCATCGACGGCGACACGCTGCTCGATCCGCACGCCATCACCTGGTTCGTAAGGCGATTCCAGAACGATCCGCGCATCGGCGGCATCACCGGCAATCCGCGTATCCGCAACCGCACCAGCGTGATCGGACGCCTGCAGGTCGGCGAATTCTCCAGCATCGTCGGCCTGATCAAGCGCGCGCAGAGCGTGTACGGCTCGCTGTTCACCGCGTCGGGTTCGGTCTGCGCGTATCGCAAGGGTGCGCTGCACGACGCGGGCTGGTGGTCGCCGCGCACCATCACCGACGACGTGGACATCAGCTGGCGGTTGCAGATGTGCGGGTGGCGCATGGCCTTCGAGCCCAAGGCGCTGGCGTGGATCCTCACGCCGGAAACGCTGCGCGGGCTGTGGCGACAACGCCTGCGCTGGAGCGAAGGCGGCAGCGACGTGGCGCTGCGCGCGTTCCCCTCGCTGTTCCGCGCGCCCGGCTTCCGTATGTGGCCGGTGTGGTTGAACTGGGCCGTCTCGATCGCCTGGGCGTACGCGATGCTGGTGATGCTGATCGCCTGGTGGGTCGGCGGCTTTCAGTTCGGGCATCTGTTCGAACTGCGCGGATTCGGGTTCTTCCCGGGACAGGCCGGCATGTTGCTGGCCGTGCACTACCTGCTGCAGGCGGTGGTGGCGGCGAGCCTGGACCGCCGGTACGAGCACGGCATCATGCGCACGCTGTTCTGGGTGGTGTGGTATCCGCTGGTGTTCTGGTTGCTGCAGGCGACCACCGCCGTCGTCGGCCTGCCGCGCGCGATCTTCCGGCGCGGACGACGTGGCGTGTGGACGAGTCCCGACCGGGGGTTCCGCACATGA
- the pgaB gene encoding poly-beta-1,6-N-acetyl-D-glucosamine N-deacetylase PgaB, which translates to MKRIGLQVCTVLLAVALAMGAPLRAAPPDGGTAFMAIAIHDVVDTPAQLDEDAITSDRLVVLLEWLIGNGWTAVSLDDIERARLGVAPLPRKAVLITVDDGRASLYTRVYPLALAYRVPIVAALVGDWMDVPADGSVHYGERTLPRAAFVSWAQAREMQASGRVEFASHSQALHTVVRANPQGNLLPAGQNRIRFEDRHESDAAFRARIRADLARSRERMQAELGRAPRAIVWPYGRSNEDALAMARDVGFAYAMTLEPGPADATRPLAIARFLPTGDPDLQTWVSNLLLRDPWPSARRIAAFDTAQLVGANAAQTDARLGRAIERVVALGVTHVMLDAGVVSPDGRLEATWFPNAQLPMRAEVLGRFAAQIRARTGVGIVLRLPHEAVLRATGDRDRTLALYRELAVHVPFEGLLLEDADSFGDAIAGADDAPWQVARRRESERAVGWPDDDATALQAFLVAARMRPGLEAYWLAPAGHPLDRPSALAEVTLVPRTLDEPRDAEAAAPAPSRRIGLFFSAPGSSAMSARTLTTAARDFQIDGGTVIAWGTDDALAPPQNAQAIAPTLSAHRLPPVRDVAP; encoded by the coding sequence ATGAAGCGCATCGGCCTGCAGGTCTGCACCGTGCTCCTCGCCGTCGCGCTGGCGATGGGTGCGCCGCTGCGCGCCGCACCCCCGGACGGCGGGACGGCCTTCATGGCGATCGCGATCCACGACGTGGTCGACACGCCCGCGCAGCTCGACGAGGACGCCATCACCAGCGACCGGCTCGTCGTGCTGCTGGAATGGCTGATCGGCAACGGCTGGACGGCGGTCTCGCTCGACGACATCGAGCGCGCGCGGCTCGGTGTCGCGCCGCTGCCGCGCAAGGCCGTGCTCATCACCGTCGACGATGGCCGGGCGAGCCTCTACACGCGCGTGTATCCATTGGCGCTGGCCTATCGCGTCCCGATCGTCGCGGCGCTGGTCGGCGACTGGATGGACGTGCCGGCGGACGGTAGCGTGCATTACGGCGAGCGCACCCTGCCCCGCGCGGCGTTCGTGAGCTGGGCGCAGGCGCGCGAGATGCAGGCGTCGGGCCGGGTCGAGTTCGCATCGCACAGCCAGGCGCTGCACACGGTGGTGCGCGCCAACCCACAGGGCAACCTGTTGCCCGCCGGACAGAACCGCATCCGCTTCGAGGACCGCCACGAGAGCGACGCGGCGTTCCGCGCGCGCATCCGCGCCGACCTGGCGCGTTCACGCGAGCGCATGCAGGCCGAGCTGGGGCGGGCGCCGCGCGCGATCGTCTGGCCGTACGGCCGCAGCAACGAGGACGCGCTGGCGATGGCGCGCGACGTCGGCTTCGCGTACGCGATGACGCTGGAGCCCGGTCCCGCCGATGCGACGCGACCGCTTGCGATCGCGCGTTTCCTGCCGACCGGCGATCCCGACCTGCAGACGTGGGTGTCGAACCTGCTGCTGCGCGATCCGTGGCCGTCGGCGCGACGCATCGCCGCGTTCGACACGGCGCAACTCGTCGGCGCGAACGCCGCGCAGACCGACGCGCGACTGGGCCGTGCGATCGAACGCGTCGTCGCGCTCGGCGTGACGCACGTGATGCTCGACGCGGGCGTCGTGTCGCCCGACGGGCGGTTGGAAGCGACCTGGTTCCCGAACGCGCAGCTGCCGATGCGCGCGGAGGTGCTGGGGCGATTCGCCGCGCAGATCCGCGCGCGCACCGGCGTCGGGATCGTCCTGCGCCTGCCGCACGAGGCGGTGCTGCGTGCGACCGGCGATCGCGATCGCACGCTCGCGCTGTACCGTGAACTTGCCGTCCACGTGCCGTTCGAAGGACTGCTGCTCGAAGACGCGGATTCGTTTGGCGACGCGATCGCCGGTGCGGACGACGCGCCGTGGCAGGTCGCGCGTCGTCGCGAATCGGAGCGCGCCGTCGGCTGGCCGGATGACGACGCCACCGCGCTGCAGGCGTTCCTCGTCGCGGCGCGCATGCGCCCCGGGCTGGAGGCGTACTGGCTCGCGCCTGCTGGCCATCCGCTTGACCGGCCATCGGCGCTGGCGGAGGTGACACTCGTCCCGCGCACGCTTGATGAACCTCGTGATGCGGAGGCTGCCGCGCCGGCACCGTCGCGGCGGATCGGCCTGTTCTTCAGCGCGCCGGGATCGTCCGCGATGTCGGCACGCACGTTGACCACGGCGGCGCGGGACTTCCAGATCGACGGCGGCACCGTCATCGCATGGGGCACCGACGACGCGCTCGCCCCGCCGCAGAACGCGCAGGCGATCGCGCCGACGCTGTCCGCGCATCGCCTGCCGCCCGTGCGGGACGTCGCGCCATGA
- a CDS encoding nuclear transport factor 2 family protein has translation MSMMSLMLAAGAAAAGTTPTAIAPEVRTAIEATCLDYVDGQLEGDAKRVARSLHPDLAKRAVIGDTPDERLGLRRMTRDELVELTRQGALKTPKDQWDRSCKVLDVAGNAASVRAETPWFVDFFHMGRFGDRWVIVNALWYPKPK, from the coding sequence ATGTCGATGATGAGCCTGATGCTTGCCGCCGGCGCCGCGGCCGCGGGCACGACGCCCACCGCGATCGCCCCCGAGGTCCGCACCGCGATCGAGGCGACCTGCCTGGACTACGTGGACGGCCAGCTCGAAGGCGACGCGAAGCGCGTTGCCCGGTCGCTGCATCCGGACCTCGCCAAGCGCGCGGTGATCGGCGACACCCCGGACGAGCGCCTCGGACTTCGCCGCATGACGCGCGACGAACTGGTCGAGCTGACCCGGCAGGGCGCGCTGAAGACGCCGAAGGACCAGTGGGATCGGTCGTGCAAGGTGCTCGACGTCGCCGGCAACGCCGCGTCGGTCCGCGCGGAGACCCCGTGGTTCGTCGACTTCTTCCACATGGGCAGATTCGGCGACCGCTGGGTGATCGTGAACGCGCTGTGGTACCCCAAGCCGAAGTAG